A stretch of Microcoleus sp. bin38.metabat.b11b12b14.051 DNA encodes these proteins:
- a CDS encoding DUF6883 domain-containing protein, giving the protein MKIPEDVIIPDDKITGYLLVQKARNDKSKFLARAGFTSANPEALRAAIQSVVGVGEAVEDRNNEYGVFYQVIGELVGTNGINLFVVTIWLQRRIDGKFQFVTLKPLKEN; this is encoded by the coding sequence GTGAAGATTCCAGAAGATGTGATCATCCCAGACGACAAGATAACCGGCTACTTACTTGTGCAAAAAGCCAGAAATGATAAGTCAAAATTTTTGGCACGGGCTGGATTTACCTCAGCAAACCCAGAAGCACTCAGAGCCGCCATCCAGTCAGTTGTGGGAGTAGGTGAGGCTGTTGAAGACAGGAACAACGAGTATGGAGTCTTTTATCAAGTTATAGGAGAACTCGTTGGTACAAATGGCATAAACCTATTTGTTGTTACAATTTGGCTACAGCGACGGATTGATGGAAAATTTCAGTTTGTGACCCTCAAACCTCTTAAGGAGAATTAA
- a CDS encoding DUF4926 domain-containing protein: protein MTLELYQEVALTRDLPEYQLKAGDIATLVDFVSHPSGGEEGCLLEVFNAIGESLTVIAVPISTIEILRPDEILTVRSLAKAG, encoded by the coding sequence ATGACCCTAGAGCTATATCAAGAAGTTGCTTTAACCCGTGACTTACCAGAATATCAACTCAAAGCAGGAGATATTGCAACATTAGTTGATTTTGTTTCTCATCCTAGTGGTGGTGAAGAGGGCTGTCTGTTGGAAGTATTTAATGCTATTGGTGAGTCTCTGACAGTGATTGCCGTCCCAATCTCTACTATAGAAATTCTCCGCCCTGATGAAATCTTAACAGTTCGTTCTTTGGCAAAA